A stretch of Thermococcus bergensis DNA encodes these proteins:
- a CDS encoding (2Fe-2S)-binding protein: MSERGEKIICRCNEVTVEEIEALIEQGITDIEMIKRLLRIGMGPCQGRTCIPMVISIIARKTGKSPDEIKLPATRIPVRPVPIGVLVGEMDEE, translated from the coding sequence ATGAGTGAAAGAGGCGAGAAGATAATATGCAGATGCAACGAGGTAACCGTTGAGGAAATTGAGGCACTTATTGAGCAGGGAATTACGGATATAGAGATGATAAAGCGCCTTTTGAGGATTGGTATGGGGCCTTGTCAGGGAAGAACATGCATTCCAATGGTGATAAGCATAATAGCAAGGAAAACCGGAAAGAGCCCGGACGAGATAAAACTTCCCGCAACGAGGATTCCGGTTAGACCAGTCCCAATAGGAGTTCTGGTAGGTGAGATGGATGAAGAGTAA
- a CDS encoding 4Fe-4S binding protein, with the protein MNEIPHYLREGYLTVEELKKYVGLPSEERLRQRPVAVPECPQEIPCTPCKEICPTNAVLMEHPNAVPLVDYEKCIGCSLCVQICPGLAFFMVHYIGDKARVTMPHEVLPVPEVGEEVILLNRVGEEVGTGKVVTVIPREKSKGDTPIITVEMPVELAWEVRAVKVVRE; encoded by the coding sequence ATGAACGAGATTCCCCACTACTTAAGGGAAGGTTACCTGACTGTTGAAGAGCTGAAAAAGTACGTTGGTTTGCCAAGCGAAGAGAGATTGAGACAAAGACCCGTAGCCGTTCCCGAGTGCCCTCAAGAAATCCCGTGTACGCCGTGTAAAGAGATATGCCCCACCAATGCTGTTCTTATGGAGCATCCAAATGCTGTCCCCCTTGTGGACTATGAAAAGTGCATTGGCTGTTCTCTCTGCGTGCAGATTTGTCCCGGACTGGCATTCTTCATGGTGCACTACATCGGAGATAAAGCTAGAGTGACAATGCCCCACGAAGTTCTTCCGGTTCCAGAGGTTGGTGAAGAGGTAATTCTGCTCAATAGGGTTGGTGAAGAGGTTGGAACGGGCAAAGTGGTCACGGTAATTCCAAGGGAAAAGAGCAAGGGTGATACGCCGATAATAACCGTGGAGATGCCAGTTGAATTAGCATGGGAGGTTAGAGCCGTTAAGGTGGTGAGAGAATGA
- a CDS encoding FAD-dependent oxidoreductase gives MRFTEHPILDFERVRGREVTIYFEGKPIKAYEGETIATALHAAGIRIFQHSTKKHRPRGLFCAIGKCSSCLMKVNGIPNVRTCITLVEEGMQIERQDEKPVLPKTSKPPKWKEPPRIEADVVVIGGGPAGMMAAIHARDAGAKVILLDENPMLGGQLVKQTHKFFGKREQFAGVRGIKIAEILSEELKKRDIEVFLETSAIMLLQDGDEKLVVGVRKNKELVEFKGKTVVVATGAMERMIPFENNDLPGVYGAGAIQTLMNTYGVKPGDRVLIVGAGNVGLILAYQLYQAGVKVEAIVEAMPKIGGYFVHAAKVRRLGIPILTRHTILRAEGKEKVERAVVAQLDENWNVVPGSEKVFEVDVIALAVGLRPSIELLHQIGCQIKYVPELGGHVVIRDSRMETTIKGIFVAGDSAEIEEATTAMLEGKIAGISAALAAGVASPGWLKEVEKTQRELEEFRSGPFGRKVLEGLKKVVVE, from the coding sequence ATGCGATTTACTGAACATCCTATTCTGGATTTCGAAAGAGTCCGCGGAAGAGAAGTCACAATTTATTTCGAAGGAAAGCCAATAAAGGCATATGAGGGCGAAACGATTGCAACGGCACTTCATGCTGCAGGCATAAGGATTTTTCAGCATTCCACAAAGAAACACAGGCCGAGAGGACTTTTCTGTGCAATTGGAAAGTGCTCCTCTTGCTTAATGAAGGTAAACGGCATCCCAAACGTAAGAACCTGTATAACACTTGTTGAAGAGGGCATGCAGATAGAGAGGCAGGATGAAAAGCCGGTTTTACCCAAGACGTCCAAGCCGCCTAAATGGAAGGAGCCTCCGAGGATTGAAGCGGATGTTGTCGTCATAGGAGGAGGACCAGCAGGAATGATGGCCGCTATACATGCGAGAGATGCTGGGGCAAAGGTTATTCTTTTGGATGAAAATCCAATGCTTGGAGGACAGCTGGTTAAGCAGACTCACAAGTTCTTCGGAAAGAGAGAGCAGTTTGCTGGAGTTAGAGGAATAAAGATAGCTGAAATATTGAGCGAAGAGCTCAAAAAGAGGGATATAGAGGTTTTCTTGGAGACTTCTGCGATAATGCTCCTCCAAGATGGAGACGAGAAGCTCGTGGTTGGAGTTAGAAAGAACAAAGAGCTGGTAGAATTCAAAGGAAAGACCGTTGTTGTCGCAACAGGAGCAATGGAAAGGATGATCCCCTTTGAGAACAACGATTTGCCCGGAGTTTATGGAGCTGGGGCGATTCAAACACTAATGAACACCTATGGGGTAAAACCGGGAGACAGGGTTTTAATAGTGGGGGCTGGCAACGTCGGGCTAATTCTGGCTTACCAGCTGTATCAAGCAGGAGTGAAAGTTGAAGCAATAGTGGAGGCAATGCCGAAGATAGGGGGCTATTTCGTTCATGCAGCTAAGGTTAGAAGGCTCGGTATTCCTATACTGACTAGACACACAATTTTACGGGCAGAGGGCAAAGAAAAAGTTGAAAGAGCAGTTGTTGCCCAGCTCGATGAGAACTGGAACGTTGTTCCGGGAAGTGAAAAAGTTTTCGAAGTTGACGTGATAGCTTTGGCCGTTGGATTGAGACCAAGTATAGAGCTTCTCCACCAAATTGGGTGCCAGATAAAGTACGTCCCGGAGCTTGGAGGGCATGTTGTAATCAGAGACTCAAGGATGGAGACGACAATAAAGGGAATTTTTGTTGCAGGTGATTCTGCAGAAATTGAGGAGGCTACCACAGCTATGCTTGAGGGGAAGATAGCCGGGATAAGTGCCGCTTTAGCTGCTGGAGTGGCTTCTCCAGGATGGCTTAAGGAAGTAGAAAAAACCCAGAGGGAGCTTGAAGAATTCAGGAGCGGGCCCTTCGGAAGAAAGGTTCTTGAAGGGCTTAAGAAGGTGGTGGTAGAATGA
- a CDS encoding NAD(P)/FAD-dependent oxidoreductase: MKGDIVIIGGGITGIALAHELARRGEDVVVLEKRFIGSGSTFRCGTGIRQQFGDEANVQVMKRSVELWKKYSEEYGFPFKQTGYLFLLYSEEEISQFKENISIQNRFGVPTKLITPEEAKEIVPLLDVSEVMAASWNPTDGKADPFHATTAFALHAQEMGARIYEYTEVKDLIIEKGEIKGVKTNKGTIKTGIVVNATNAWAKLINAMAKVPIRIPIEPYKHQAIITQPIKRDTINPMVISFKYEDSYLTQTDHGGIIGGVGYEVGPTYDLSPSYTFLREVTTYLSKIVPAIRELLILRTWAGYYAKTPDSNPAIGRINEIDEYYIAAGFSGHGFMMAPAVAEMLSDLITKGKSKLPIEWYDPYRFERGELRQKALQMG, encoded by the coding sequence ATGAAGGGTGATATTGTTATTATCGGTGGGGGAATAACAGGCATTGCTTTGGCTCATGAGCTGGCCAGAAGAGGAGAAGACGTAGTGGTTCTCGAAAAGAGGTTCATAGGTTCAGGATCTACCTTTAGGTGTGGAACTGGAATCAGACAGCAGTTTGGTGATGAGGCAAACGTCCAAGTTATGAAACGCTCTGTGGAGCTGTGGAAAAAGTACAGTGAAGAGTATGGGTTCCCATTTAAGCAGACGGGTTATCTTTTCCTGTTATATAGTGAAGAGGAAATAAGCCAATTCAAAGAGAACATCTCAATTCAAAACCGCTTTGGCGTCCCTACGAAACTCATAACCCCCGAAGAAGCAAAAGAGATAGTACCTCTTTTGGATGTAAGTGAAGTCATGGCGGCTTCATGGAATCCAACCGACGGAAAAGCTGACCCGTTCCATGCAACGACAGCTTTTGCCTTACATGCCCAGGAGATGGGAGCGAGAATATACGAATACACCGAAGTCAAAGACCTAATTATAGAAAAAGGCGAAATTAAGGGAGTAAAGACCAACAAAGGGACTATAAAAACGGGAATAGTCGTCAACGCGACCAATGCGTGGGCCAAGCTCATCAATGCAATGGCCAAGGTACCCATACGTATTCCTATAGAGCCCTACAAACACCAGGCGATAATAACTCAGCCGATAAAGAGGGATACAATAAACCCGATGGTGATTTCTTTCAAATATGAAGACTCTTACTTAACTCAAACTGACCACGGTGGAATAATTGGAGGAGTGGGCTACGAGGTGGGCCCAACTTACGATTTAAGCCCGTCTTATACATTCCTGCGTGAAGTTACAACCTACCTCTCGAAGATAGTTCCTGCAATTAGAGAGCTGTTGATCTTGAGAACTTGGGCGGGTTACTATGCAAAGACTCCGGACAGCAACCCCGCAATTGGCAGGATAAATGAAATAGATGAATACTACATTGCGGCTGGTTTCAGCGGACACGGCTTCATGATGGCTCCAGCAGTTGCGGAAATGCTCTCGGATTTGATAACAAAAGGAAAGAGCAAGCTTCCGATTGAATGGTATGACCCTTACCGCTTTGAACGTGGAGAGCTTAGACAAAAAGCTTTGCAAATGGGTTGA
- a CDS encoding FAD-dependent oxidoreductase: protein MRPLDLYEKDASKKVTIYFEGKALEAYEGEKLPVALLANGIYWITTSLQGRKRGAFTFGPLPVVINGVKNMDGRKTLVKDGMRIERQNYGEFQEAVEIDGSKEVLREVVDVVVIGGGPAGIGATLELQEHLTVALIEEKGWLGGLMFLKSIQQEGFEKEPKKVIKELTSQFNENVKVFTGTIALGVFDEGEYFLVPAVKKDQLIEIMAKRVVLATGAVENILLFENNEFPGVFRLDFALEVVNKWGVAPGKRVAVVGRKPERIIPELEKWGIEYIVVPNPKRVEGEEKVERLIDTNGNVYEVDAVIVSDYRLPDINPITQAGGKLRFKWGYYVPVLDEQNCIREGIYVAGSATGIKPHYANYLEGRLVGAYILKEFGHDVTPAVYREKLEEYEPESMPMQRIEFKDMNLEDVQICGCDVNLKKVDDVVKKGITDLQIVKRLTHLAMGFCQGRFCLFNGALLVSQRTGVDMAKIDLPVARPPLKNVRVKSLARRE from the coding sequence ATGCGTCCATTGGATTTATATGAGAAAGACGCTTCTAAGAAAGTTACTATATATTTTGAGGGCAAAGCTCTGGAAGCTTATGAAGGGGAAAAACTTCCGGTGGCACTGCTTGCAAACGGTATTTACTGGATAACGACCAGCCTTCAGGGAAGAAAAAGAGGTGCATTTACCTTTGGGCCGCTGCCGGTTGTTATAAATGGTGTCAAAAACATGGATGGGAGAAAAACCCTCGTTAAGGACGGTATGAGAATAGAGCGGCAGAACTACGGCGAATTCCAAGAGGCTGTGGAGATAGATGGGAGTAAAGAGGTTCTTAGGGAAGTGGTTGACGTTGTTGTAATCGGTGGCGGGCCAGCTGGAATCGGTGCTACTTTAGAGCTCCAGGAGCATCTGACAGTTGCCCTAATAGAAGAGAAGGGATGGCTTGGAGGTTTAATGTTCCTAAAGAGCATCCAGCAGGAAGGGTTTGAGAAAGAACCTAAGAAAGTCATCAAGGAGCTGACTTCCCAATTCAACGAGAACGTTAAAGTCTTTACCGGCACAATAGCTCTTGGGGTTTTTGATGAGGGGGAATACTTCTTAGTTCCTGCAGTTAAGAAAGACCAGCTAATAGAGATCATGGCAAAAAGGGTTGTGCTGGCTACAGGGGCTGTGGAGAACATACTTCTCTTTGAGAACAACGAGTTCCCGGGTGTCTTTAGACTTGACTTCGCCCTTGAGGTCGTCAACAAGTGGGGAGTTGCACCGGGCAAGAGGGTTGCTGTCGTTGGAAGAAAGCCCGAAAGAATAATACCGGAGCTCGAAAAATGGGGCATTGAATACATCGTAGTGCCGAACCCAAAGCGCGTTGAGGGAGAAGAGAAAGTTGAGAGGCTTATAGACACTAACGGCAATGTGTATGAGGTTGACGCTGTTATTGTGAGCGATTACCGCTTGCCTGACATAAACCCAATCACTCAAGCGGGGGGGAAGCTCAGGTTCAAATGGGGCTACTATGTTCCGGTTCTTGATGAACAGAACTGCATAAGGGAGGGAATATATGTAGCTGGAAGTGCAACGGGAATAAAACCTCACTACGCAAACTATCTGGAGGGCAGACTTGTAGGGGCGTACATCCTGAAGGAGTTTGGCCATGATGTCACCCCCGCCGTTTACAGAGAAAAGCTTGAGGAGTATGAGCCCGAATCAATGCCCATGCAGAGAATAGAGTTCAAGGACATGAATCTAGAGGACGTGCAGATATGTGGCTGTGACGTTAATTTAAAGAAAGTTGATGACGTGGTAAAGAAGGGAATAACGGATCTGCAGATTGTGAAGCGCCTCACTCACCTGGCAATGGGCTTCTGCCAGGGAAGGTTTTGCCTGTTCAACGGTGCACTTCTTGTTAGCCAGAGAACTGGAGTTGACATGGCAAAGATAGACCTTCCAGTTGCAAGACCTCCGCTTAAGAATGTTAGAGTGAAATCTCTTGCCAGAAGGGAGTGA
- a CDS encoding OBG GTPase family GTP-binding protein, with protein MPTNVTAEYLAAEEEYRQAKTIPEKIRALEKMYATVPKHKGTEKLRLQIKRKISELRKELEKQQSQRKGGGYSFSVKKEGAAQIVLAGLPNVGKSSLLKVLTDVDVDVADYAFTTVEPIPGMMKYKDVQIQLVEVPGLVEGAALGKGMGTQLLSVIRNADAIAIVVDLSQDPIKQMEIILKEFERAGIKINKRKPKVEVKRMPMGGIVINGQDLIQGDISEVMKMLREEGIHSAEITVKEPVTLEEFSDALDESLVWRKAIIIANKGDAPGSKENYEKLVEAYGDRFKIVPVSAEKKANLEALKEALYDLAGIIRVFTKSPGEEPAYPPIALKKGATVLDVAERVHKDLAKNFKYARVWGKSAKFPGQRVGADHVLEDGDIVEIHAR; from the coding sequence ATGCCAACAAACGTAACAGCAGAATATCTAGCGGCGGAAGAGGAATACAGACAGGCTAAAACGATACCCGAAAAAATAAGGGCCTTGGAAAAAATGTATGCTACAGTACCGAAGCACAAGGGAACAGAGAAGCTCAGGCTCCAAATAAAGAGAAAGATATCAGAGCTGAGAAAGGAACTGGAAAAACAGCAGAGCCAGCGAAAAGGTGGGGGTTACTCATTTAGCGTTAAAAAAGAAGGAGCTGCCCAGATAGTTCTTGCGGGTTTGCCAAATGTTGGGAAATCCTCACTTCTTAAAGTCCTCACGGACGTTGATGTTGACGTCGCTGATTACGCTTTCACGACTGTTGAACCAATTCCGGGCATGATGAAGTATAAGGACGTCCAGATTCAACTCGTGGAGGTACCGGGGTTAGTAGAGGGGGCTGCCCTTGGTAAAGGCATGGGGACGCAGCTTTTGAGCGTTATAAGAAATGCCGATGCAATAGCCATTGTCGTTGATCTTTCCCAAGACCCAATAAAGCAGATGGAGATAATATTGAAAGAATTTGAGCGTGCTGGAATAAAAATAAACAAAAGGAAGCCAAAAGTTGAAGTAAAGAGAATGCCAATGGGCGGAATTGTAATCAACGGGCAGGACTTGATTCAGGGGGATATAAGTGAAGTCATGAAAATGCTTAGGGAGGAAGGCATTCACAGTGCTGAGATTACAGTAAAAGAACCTGTCACTCTTGAAGAATTCTCAGATGCCCTCGATGAGAGCCTTGTATGGAGGAAGGCCATAATTATTGCCAACAAAGGCGATGCGCCGGGAAGCAAAGAGAACTATGAAAAGCTCGTTGAGGCTTATGGGGATAGGTTTAAAATAGTGCCCGTTTCGGCAGAAAAGAAGGCAAACCTTGAAGCCCTTAAAGAAGCTCTTTATGATCTCGCTGGCATAATTAGAGTCTTCACAAAGTCGCCGGGTGAAGAGCCAGCTTATCCACCCATAGCCCTCAAAAAAGGTGCAACCGTTCTTGATGTGGCGGAGAGAGTTCACAAAGACCTAGCAAAGAACTTTAAATACGCAAGGGTGTGGGGAAAGAGTGCAAAGTTCCCGGGGCAGAGAGTCGGTGCAGATCACGTTCTTGAAGATGGGGACATAGTTGAGATTCACGCAAGATAA
- a CDS encoding Lrp/AsnC family transcriptional regulator: MKGFLDEIDKEILKVLQKNSRTPLREISKQVGLAESTVYERIKKLKERGIIKKFTIIPDPESLGFHLLAFILIKAKAGKYSDVAEKLIKYPEIVEIYETTGDYDMIVKIRTRSSEELNDFLDRIGEIEGVVATHTMVVLKIHKETTELPL; the protein is encoded by the coding sequence ATGAAAGGATTTTTGGATGAAATTGACAAGGAAATCTTAAAGGTACTCCAAAAAAACAGCCGTACTCCCTTAAGAGAGATATCCAAACAGGTAGGACTTGCAGAGTCAACTGTCTATGAGAGGATTAAAAAGCTTAAGGAAAGGGGAATAATAAAGAAATTCACGATTATCCCCGATCCAGAGTCCCTTGGTTTTCACCTGCTGGCTTTCATACTGATAAAGGCAAAAGCCGGAAAATATAGTGACGTTGCCGAGAAGCTCATTAAATATCCAGAAATAGTGGAAATTTATGAAACTACAGGCGATTATGACATGATAGTTAAGATAAGAACGAGGAGCAGCGAAGAGCTCAACGACTTTCTCGATAGAATTGGAGAGATAGAGGGCGTTGTCGCGACGCATACAATGGTTGTGTTGAAGATACACAAAGAGACAACCGAGCTTCCTCTTTAA
- a CDS encoding ASCH domain-containing protein: MLIDEAYKSRILRGEKTTTIRFGEYEAKPGSEVYLVITPSDTAVAKVRITNVERKKVKELTNQDAKKDGFKDVKELVKALNKIYGELHGEDEVTVIEFEVVEKFESGIPLKWLKGLNYRNPEEIAKLYIENNLKDSPDVDLIIRKVYSEGLKEAVRRYGPKRVRDALLKAYHKLYADGKI, encoded by the coding sequence ATGCTGATAGATGAGGCGTACAAATCAAGAATACTCCGCGGGGAAAAGACCACCACAATCAGATTTGGAGAGTACGAAGCCAAACCGGGAAGCGAGGTCTATCTCGTAATAACACCAAGCGACACCGCCGTTGCAAAGGTAAGGATAACAAATGTGGAGAGGAAAAAAGTTAAGGAGCTCACAAACCAAGACGCAAAAAAAGATGGCTTCAAAGACGTCAAAGAACTGGTAAAAGCGTTGAACAAAATATACGGAGAGCTCCACGGAGAGGATGAAGTGACAGTAATTGAGTTTGAGGTTGTGGAGAAGTTCGAGAGCGGAATTCCTCTGAAGTGGCTCAAAGGGCTGAACTACAGAAATCCAGAGGAGATAGCAAAACTTTACATAGAAAACAACTTAAAAGATTCTCCCGACGTGGATTTGATAATTAGGAAAGTTTATTCCGAGGGGTTAAAAGAGGCCGTAAGAAGGTATGGGCCAAAAAGAGTAAGAGATGCCCTTTTGAAGGCATATCATAAACTTTATGCAGACGGAAAGATTTAA
- a CDS encoding TIGR02253 family HAD-type hydrolase → MVSVVFFDLDDTLVDTSRLAELARKNAIENMIQHGMPVDFDTAYNELLELINEYGSNFPHHFDYLLRRLDLGYNPKWVAAGVIAYHNTKFAHIREVKHARKTLIKLREMGYRLGIITDGDPIKQWEKVLRLDLDDFFEQVVVSDFEGVKKPHPKIYQKALKIFKVAPEEAVMVGDRLYSDIYGAKRVGMHTVWFRYGKYADRDLEYEEYADFKINDILELPEILEGLKDGSNKEVHADR, encoded by the coding sequence ATGGTAAGCGTTGTGTTTTTTGACCTTGATGATACTCTTGTGGATACCTCTCGTTTAGCCGAGCTTGCCAGAAAAAACGCCATAGAGAACATGATCCAGCACGGAATGCCCGTTGATTTTGATACTGCTTATAACGAACTTTTGGAGCTCATAAACGAATACGGGAGCAATTTTCCTCATCACTTTGATTACCTTCTCAGGAGGCTTGATTTGGGATACAACCCAAAATGGGTGGCTGCCGGGGTTATAGCATATCACAACACCAAATTTGCCCATATAAGGGAAGTCAAACACGCGAGAAAGACCCTCATCAAACTAAGAGAGATGGGATATCGGCTGGGTATAATCACAGATGGTGATCCAATAAAGCAGTGGGAAAAAGTTCTAAGGCTTGATTTAGATGACTTCTTTGAGCAGGTGGTGGTTTCGGACTTTGAGGGTGTGAAAAAGCCGCACCCGAAGATATACCAGAAAGCCTTAAAGATATTCAAAGTGGCTCCGGAAGAGGCTGTAATGGTTGGAGATAGACTTTATTCGGACATCTATGGGGCGAAGAGAGTAGGGATGCACACGGTATGGTTCCGGTATGGGAAATATGCAGATAGGGATCTCGAATATGAGGAGTACGCAGACTTCAAAATCAATGACATCTTAGAACTTCCGGAAATTTTGGAGGGGCTTAAGGATGGTTCAAATAAGGAAGTTCATGCTGATAGATGA
- a CDS encoding DUF3783 domain-containing protein, whose amino-acid sequence MILVIGFEQDEVSRVREILSEFDIYEVPEYCRDWIVEEVVAKAPTFEGSGNWHWRKFLIMHDLSNEEVTRVIKVVRSQGISPIFATTTPTSLTWKLEDLLNELIREDEYFRKLREEKQKMKSFYLDIGKS is encoded by the coding sequence ATGATACTCGTAATAGGGTTTGAGCAGGATGAGGTTTCCAGGGTGAGAGAAATCTTAAGTGAGTTTGACATTTATGAGGTTCCGGAATACTGCAGGGACTGGATAGTTGAGGAAGTTGTGGCAAAGGCACCTACCTTTGAGGGAAGCGGCAACTGGCACTGGAGAAAGTTCCTCATAATGCACGACCTCTCAAATGAGGAGGTAACGAGGGTCATTAAGGTGGTTCGCTCTCAGGGAATCAGTCCAATTTTCGCAACCACAACGCCTACCTCCCTAACGTGGAAGCTTGAAGACCTTCTCAATGAGCTCATTAGGGAGGATGAGTACTTTAGAAAGTTGAGAGAAGAAAAACAAAAGATGAAGTCCTTCTATCTCGATATAGGGAAAAGTTAA
- the cobB gene encoding NAD-dependent protein deacetylase yields the protein MIEEAAKLIAHSRFLIAFTGAGISAESGIPTFRDRGGLWENYRVEEVATPEAFKRNPRLVWEFYKMRMKRMKEAKPNKAHLALAELERMGLLKAVITQNIDNLHREAGNKNVIELHGNIYRVKCTGCAYTENLLESGRIEEFLKEEDLPKCPECGSLLRPDVVWFGEPLPQEALQKAFKLAERADVCLVIGTSGQVFPAAYIPYIVKDNKGYVIEINIKESGITPIADIFLKGPAGEVMENLLAKVKRCLKDKGC from the coding sequence ATGATAGAGGAGGCAGCAAAATTAATAGCTCATTCCCGCTTTTTGATAGCTTTCACAGGCGCTGGAATAAGTGCCGAAAGCGGAATACCAACTTTTAGAGACAGGGGCGGCCTATGGGAAAACTACAGAGTGGAGGAAGTAGCAACCCCGGAGGCTTTTAAACGGAATCCGCGACTGGTGTGGGAATTCTACAAGATGAGGATGAAGCGTATGAAGGAAGCAAAGCCCAACAAGGCCCATCTGGCGCTGGCAGAGCTTGAGAGAATGGGGCTTTTAAAAGCGGTCATAACCCAAAACATTGACAATCTCCACAGAGAAGCTGGAAACAAAAATGTTATAGAGCTCCATGGGAATATTTATCGAGTTAAATGCACCGGCTGTGCTTATACTGAGAACCTTCTTGAATCGGGAAGGATTGAGGAGTTCTTGAAAGAGGAGGACTTACCCAAATGCCCGGAGTGCGGTTCCCTCTTAAGGCCCGATGTTGTCTGGTTTGGGGAACCTCTCCCTCAAGAAGCCCTTCAAAAAGCCTTTAAGCTTGCCGAAAGGGCTGACGTTTGTCTGGTTATCGGAACGAGTGGCCAGGTGTTTCCAGCGGCGTATATCCCCTATATCGTAAAGGATAACAAAGGGTATGTGATAGAGATAAACATAAAGGAGAGCGGTATAACCCCAATAGCGGACATATTCCTAAAGGGGCCTGCCGGAGAAGTTATGGAGAATCTTTTGGCAAAGGTTAAGAGATGCCTGAAAGACAAAGGGTGTTAA
- the glyA gene encoding serine hydroxymethyltransferase yields the protein MSYQMYRDKVLEFIEMHEKWRSSTINLIASENVTSPSVTRAVASGFMHKYAEGWPRQRYYQGCKYVDEVELIGVDLFCKLFGSDFADLRPISGTNANQAVFFGLTNPGDKAIVLHTSHGGHISHMPFGAAGMRGLEVHTWPFDNDEFNIDVDKAAQMIRELEPKIVVFGGSLFPFPHPVKELAPVAKEVGAYVMYDAAHVLGLIAGGKFQDPLREGADVITASTHKTFPGPQGGVIIYKDLGEDTAKLQWAIFPGVLSNHHLHHMAGKVITAAEMLEFGKAYAEQIVKNAKALAEALAEEGFKVIGEDKGYTESHQVIVDVSELHEAAGGWAAPLLEEAGIILNKNLLPWDPLEKVNTPSGLRIGVQEMTRVGMLEDDMKEVARFIRRVLIDKEDPKKVEKEVFEFRKQFQKVYYSFDHGLPMKE from the coding sequence ATGAGCTACCAGATGTATAGGGACAAGGTTTTAGAGTTTATTGAGATGCATGAAAAGTGGAGGTCATCAACGATAAACTTGATTGCAAGTGAAAACGTAACCTCCCCAAGCGTTACGAGAGCTGTGGCAAGCGGGTTTATGCACAAATATGCCGAAGGATGGCCAAGACAAAGGTACTACCAAGGATGTAAGTACGTCGATGAAGTTGAACTCATAGGGGTTGACCTCTTCTGTAAGCTCTTCGGTAGCGATTTTGCCGACCTTAGACCAATATCCGGAACTAACGCAAACCAGGCAGTGTTCTTTGGCCTAACAAATCCCGGAGATAAGGCTATCGTTCTTCACACATCTCACGGCGGACACATAAGCCACATGCCCTTTGGAGCTGCCGGTATGAGAGGGTTAGAAGTTCACACATGGCCATTTGATAACGATGAATTCAACATCGATGTCGACAAAGCCGCCCAGATGATTAGAGAGCTCGAGCCCAAGATAGTCGTCTTTGGTGGTTCATTGTTCCCATTCCCACACCCAGTCAAGGAGCTCGCTCCGGTGGCTAAGGAAGTTGGGGCATATGTAATGTATGATGCGGCCCACGTCTTGGGACTGATAGCTGGAGGAAAGTTCCAAGACCCACTTAGAGAGGGAGCAGACGTCATAACCGCTTCAACACACAAGACCTTCCCCGGGCCACAAGGTGGTGTAATAATTTACAAAGACCTCGGAGAAGACACAGCAAAACTGCAGTGGGCAATCTTCCCGGGTGTTTTGAGCAACCACCACTTACACCACATGGCCGGAAAAGTTATCACCGCTGCAGAGATGCTTGAGTTCGGTAAAGCCTATGCCGAGCAGATCGTAAAGAACGCCAAAGCTCTCGCTGAGGCCCTTGCAGAGGAAGGATTCAAGGTCATTGGAGAGGACAAAGGCTATACCGAGAGCCACCAGGTTATCGTCGACGTTAGCGAGCTCCACGAAGCTGCAGGTGGATGGGCTGCTCCACTGTTAGAAGAAGCCGGAATAATCCTCAACAAGAACCTCCTTCCATGGGATCCACTTGAGAAAGTCAACACCCCAAGCGGTCTGAGAATCGGTGTGCAGGAGATGACGAGAGTTGGAATGCTAGAAGACGACATGAAGGAAGTAGCAAGGTTCATAAGAAGAGTCCTCATTGACAAAGAGGATCCAAAGAAAGTTGAGAAGGAAGTATTCGAGTTCAGAAAGCAGTTCCAGAAGGTTTACTACTCCTTCGACCACGGCCTGCCAATGAAGGAGTGA